Proteins encoded by one window of Panicum virgatum strain AP13 chromosome 7N, P.virgatum_v5, whole genome shotgun sequence:
- the LOC120681232 gene encoding ethylene-response factor C3-like, giving the protein MTVSVSTISSESAFSMTGRIIEERRRRLGPEVVEMLALIKDWEQANARLQHLIEDEELEESFENLYLDVESGFVLTRETSSSAPVGQVRGGDRNPTKNGARVWLGTYDTAENAALACDRAAYRMRGSRALLNFPLCIGTTGRHRPLAGRAAR; this is encoded by the exons ATGACTGTTTCTGTTTCAACAATATCATCAGAATCTGCATTTAGTATGACTGGTAGGATTATCGAGGAGCGACGACGGCGTCTGGGCCCTGAGGTCGTGGAGATGTTGGCTCTGATCAAGGACTGGGAGCAAGCCAATGCAAGACTTCAACACCTCATAGAggatgaagaacttgaagaatcaTTTGAAAACTTATATCTAGATGTTGAATCT GGTTTTGTCCTCACGAG AGAGACCTCGTCGTCAGCGCCCGTGGGGCAAGTTCGCGGCGGTGATCGGAACCCCACCAAGAACGGCGCGCGCGTGTGGCTCGGCACCTACGACACCGCCGAGAATGCTGCGCTCGCCTGCGACCGCGCCGCCTACCGCATGCGCGGCTCCCGCGCGCTCCTCAACTTCCCGCTCTGCATCGGGACAACCGGCCGTCATCGTCCTCTTGCTGGACGAGCGGCTCGATGA